The Candidatus Zixiibacteriota bacterium DNA window CCGTTTTTTCGCGTTAATCGATTTCTTTAAAAAGAGTGCTCCCAGTACCACCGCAACTGCCAGGTAGAGGGGGCCGCCTCCAGCCAGAATCAAGCTCAGGCTGACCGCCAAAAGTGCCACCGTATAGACAAGAATCTGTTTATAAGTGGCATTATCACCCCGCACCAGGGGCATCATCGGCAATCCCACCCCGCGGTAGTCTTCCTTGAAATACAATGCCAGCGACCAGAAATGAGGCGGTGTCCAGATAAACACGATTAAAAAAAGAATAGCCGGGGTAACTGCCAGCGTCCCGGAGGCCGCCGCCCAGGCAATCAGCGGAGCCATGGCACCCGCGGCACCGCCTATAACGATATTCAAATCGGTCCTGGGTTTGAGCCAGAGCGTGTAATAGAGACCGTAAAACAATATAGTCGCCAATGCCAGCAGAGCCGAGAGCCAATTGAACCAGAATATAAATATTGCCACCGAAGTTATCCCGATCCCAATCGCAAAAGTCAATGCCTGTGCCGGAGAAAGCTGCTTTTTCGGCAACGGTCTGCGATTTCTGGTACGGCTCATTCTGGCGTCCAGATCACGTTCGAAATATTGGTTGAGCGCGTTAGCCGAACCGCCTGAAAAATACAATGCCAGCAGAACCAGCACAAATTCAAGCGGACGGCTCAAAAAACTGCCCTCCATCACCAGCGCGGTGGCACCGGTCACGATCACCAGCGTCATCACACGCGGTTTTGTCAGGTTCAGATATTTACCGAATTGCGACAGCATGATTTTTAAACTCATAGGTTATATACAACAAATTGCCGAACAGGATGATCCCGACCGCCAGGTGAATCACGCCCAGCGCGGGTGGTACCTTGAACAGCAATGTCAGGATGCCCAGAATTATCTGCAGTACAATCAAACTGCTTCCGATCCTCAGGCCGATCCTGCCCTGCCGGCTGATCTTGAATCTCAATGTATAAAAAACGAGGAAATAGACTATTATCAATACCGCAAAAGCCCACCAGCGATGAATGAACTGGATCAGGATCTCATTGTGGATAAAATTTTCCAGACCCGGCATATATGACCGCCAGAGGACACTCAGGGGTGGAACCAGGTAATCCCCGATTTTGGGCCAGGTATTAAACGACAATCCGGCTTGTGTCCCGGCCACAACCCCGCCGGTTAGAACCTGTAAAAACAGGGCAACCACTGCACTGACTCCGATCCTGCTGAGAAAACGGTTGAAATAGTTTTTCTCTTTTACAGGTGGAGCTAATAGATTGAGAGCTGTCCAGAACAACAGACCGAAAAACGCAAACGCCAACCCCAGATGGACTGCTAAAAACTCCGCCTGCAGATCATATTTAACCACAATTCCACCCATCACCGCCTGCAAAATCAATAGTACCAGCCCGATCCAGATCCTGATGGAGAAATGCTTCTTATGTTCAGGCCGACGAAACAGCTTGACCATCAATATTACGTATAAAATACCCACCAAACCTGCTATGAAGCGATGAAAATATTCGATGGCGAACATCTGCTTGAAGCGACCGATCGGGATTATCCCCGGATATTCGCGCGTGTAAACACTGTCGACCTTGACACCTTCGATTACCTCGTGATAGGTCTTGTAGACAGCTTCCCAGTCGGAATCAGTAATCGGCGGAAGCAGTGAGCCATTGACAATCGGCCATTCCGGAATCGACAACCCGGACCCGGTCAGGCGCACAATTCCTCCCACAATAACCAGAAAAACGACTACCAGGCTGACTGCAAAAAACCAGTAGCCGAGATTATGATCACGTTGATATGATAATTTTTCGCGTTTGA harbors:
- a CDS encoding protoheme IX farnesyltransferase, with protein sequence MSLKIMLSQFGKYLNLTKPRVMTLVIVTGATALVMEGSFLSRPLEFVLVLLALYFSGGSANALNQYFERDLDARMSRTRNRRPLPKKQLSPAQALTFAIGIGITSVAIFIFWFNWLSALLALATILFYGLYYTLWLKPRTDLNIVIGGAAGAMAPLIAWAAASGTLAVTPAILFLIVFIWTPPHFWSLALYFKEDYRGVGLPMMPLVRGDNATYKQILVYTVALLAVSLSLILAGGGPLYLAVAVVLGALFLKKSINAKKRQLPRLSRALFGYSIVYLFGLFFTIVVDSLIF